In Benincasa hispida cultivar B227 chromosome 8, ASM972705v1, whole genome shotgun sequence, the sequence TGCAGCTCTTAAAGCACCGTCTCTAAATATTTTCTCCTTGATTGAGTTCCTGCATTTCAGACGTCCAAGCAACTCGAGACATCTTGAAACTTCTCCTAATTCTGTGGCTAAAATTCTCGGTTCCCTAACAATTTCTCTTGCAATCACGTTTTGATTGAACCCCAGATCGTTGAACTCAGAAATCAAACTCTTCAATCTGCCATCAACCCTAAATCCTAGAACTCTGGGAATCGAACAAATGATTCGATCAATTTCATCCTTTCGGATTCCAATTCCCATCAGAAATTCAATCGTTCGCAAGATTTCTTCCTCGTTCGTGAACACTATTTCAGGGTAATCCTCTAAAACCCTAGTTACAGCAGCATCACTAAGCCCAAAACGTTTCAATAAATCTACAGTTCTACGAAAAATACTCGGGTCGAGCTGGAACCGTTTGGATAATACCAGCATACTCCGAATCACGGATACAGAAACATTGGGTAATTCGATTAGGGACAAACTTACCTCCCATTTCTTCAGAAATTCCAAGTCCAGAACTGCGGGACAGTCGATCACCGTGGAAACGAGATCCTTCGGGGGAATTTTGAAGGATAGAAGAACCGGTAGAGAAGCTTCAATGTCCTGAAAATTGGAATTGGTCAAGAAGAGATGATTCTGTGAAAGGAAATCGCGGATTTGGGATTGTGTGAACCCGATCTTGTGTAGGAGATTAGATTGATTGCGGGAAATTTTGGGATGATTGAAGGAAGTAGGAACTGGTTTAGCAGAAACATGGTGGATTTCTTGAAACGAGGAGGTAAGATTTGAGGTGGAAATCGCCCGCCGGAGAAATGCGGCACTTCCGATTAAGATTCTTCCCGCCATTGAAATAGCTTTTTCAATAACTCGTTAACAGCAGGTTTTATGCGAGGCTGCAGGTATTTTTTATCCTCCCTTAAGAATGATTTTAGAGACCGTTTGCGGCTTGGAATGAAGTTAAAATATCAGAATTTGTGAAGTCTAGAGTTAGTAAGAACTAAGAAGGTGCGTGGCAGTTTCACCCACGTGTTAATAAGTCCCTGTTAATATATTAGTGTTAAATAAATTTGTGTTTGGAGTATAGAtttataagattaaattttttcgtaaatagaaaaaataaagaaataaagaaatatgaacTTACTCGATAAATgtgtaaatttcaaaaaattttacaattgaaattgaattatttaccataatttaagaaattggtGAGTCAAACGGTCTTTTTATGTGTGTTTATGCTTGGATGCAGTTATTCAATCTATATAGTAAGGAAAGTATAGAATTGTCAAATCTATAGTTATGAAATCTAATTTAGGGTTTAGCTTTTTATTCTTCcacaatttttatataattttgaaaaatgtaatCCATAAGGATTTGTTTTCATAAATTATAGATTCAATTGTGAATTTGGTTAATGTGATTTACAAAAAAACAGAATTTAATCCTTAtagtttcataaaaaaaatttacatagTCTATATAATAGGAATTATTTAAGAAATTTTATCAAACCGTTggaactaaattttaattataaaaattaaattttaattttctctaaaGTACAATAATTGTGGGGATAGAGGATGGAACCTCCCACACGAGTAAGAAATTTATGTATTTCCATGGGGTGCCCTCGTAGAGTATATTAAGCGTAGCGAAATCAAGGTTTATGATAAAGTCAACAAAGTTTCGATGATGGTGGGCATTTGAGAAAGTCGGGCCAATCGGGTTTCGGCTCATTCTTTTGTTTGTCGTGTCTGCTATGCTAGATTTTGCGTAGTTCCGTATATTGATTCTGACCAGTGAATCAAGATTGGGTCATTAATACACAAATGCACATTCTCATTCAAACATTTTGACCGTTATAACTTAAATACAATGAAAACATGAATAACCATTTTAATctgaaatattaatttaataataaatctaATAACCAAAACATTTAGTTGGCATCCCGAATAAAACGTTTTACAAAGAAAATGATCCAAAGCAAATCAGTGAAAAACATGTCATTTGACAACGTGATCAAATGAAAGGAACAAAACCACaaggaaaaaaatagaacatGTGCGGAAGCGTTTTCTAATGTCCCCATATGGCTCTATCACGGGTCCCATTTGTCCCTTGCCATTTATTCCTGTCATTgcctaaaagaaaaacataaaagaaaagaggaTGAGTATAACATTACCTAGTAAGTGACCCACTACTTGGCCCTTTCCGCTACATGTTAGCTAGTTTATCTAGGAACTGGTGTACACTCATATCAATTCAGTCGTAACGAACCCGAAGGTTCGCCTATCAGTCATAAACGAGGAACACGCATCGGTCATAGTATGTAATCGGAAGGTACACAAATCAGTCGTAAACATGAAACTGAAGGAACATGCATTAGTCATAGTGTGAAACTCAAAGGTACACGAATCAGTCGTAAACATGAACCCAAAGGAACATAcatcagtcatagtgtgtaaACCGAAAGTACACGAATCAGTCATAAATGTGCACATATATAGTCAAAAGTGTACAAGTGTCCAGATAAGAAAAACTAACAAAAACTCTATAACTTAGCATGCATCAGTTTCAGATAACTCATGTgttatattttacaatcattTATCTTAGGGGTAAAATTTCTAGTATATCCTCATTCAACAGTACATTCATCATGGTCAAAATAGTCCAATCCAATCAATCAATGTCATTAAATCATGCGATTCAACCAGTCATAAATTATCAGTCCAAGCAGTCAACTCAGTCTTAATTAGTCTCAAGAAATAGTCCAAGTAATCTTAAGTAAATAATCCAAGTGGTAAGGACGACTGGTTCAAAGGTGAACCAATAGAAAGTCACTTACCTTAAGTTTCAATCCATACAAGTTCAATCTGAAGAGCCTGGTGAAGGTTCAGTGCAGAAGCGAGGATTGATTTTAAATTCCAATTTTTACAGAATAATGAATTTTACATAATACAAACAgaaaaattatgcattcaatcaaaatttacaacatactaaaattaaaatagaagataGAAAGAATTAACCCTTGAAGATATGAccttcttcacgtatttcctcTTCTCTGGAATTGATCACAAACTGCAACAATCTTGAAACCCTAAGGGTCACCACCACGAAAATTTTTCCTGTATTCTCTGTAGGGGAAGAGAATCTGCTAGAGGTGTGGACTTTGTAGAACTTTAGATGAGGGGTGAGATTGAGAGGAGGAAAGGGTGAGATCTAAAAAACATCTCAGAGAGCTTCTTTGTATCTTCTTTCACAAAAATTGTGAATAACCACTAAAAACCCATAACCACCATCATCACATGTAGTGAGTTGACAGAGATTAGGGGATGGAAGTTATTTCACTcccattaattcaaaaattaaaataaaaataaaaaaataaattaattttaatttaaataaaactattatatatatatatatatatatatatatatatatattatataataatatatatatatatataggttacCTAACATAAAACACATAACTATtctttaatattgtatcaaataacaatataacctatagttttacttCTCTCTTCAAtggtatttagtataaatctcatttatattaaatttaattatatgaatcaaattcatgtaattaacatttgaatcatattcaaatatttatttcctctcaaataactttatattataatgtatcaaatacattatattaattatatcatatatttaaattaaattaattatatcacatattattaattctctcaaataatttgagcaattcaaattgatctagaattgattctcatttaatccctatTGAGTTATAGAGGATACctcatggacatgtagcttgaagctctaatagtttaattaattattcaacatccattaactgtcggacattCAACTAAAGATCGATAACTACACTCTTTGactacatatatttttttgttctttgtatataaccaatcaacaatgtgatgacccttcacaaattgctcgtaagtacagctaggccaaaattatcattttacccatgtagttacatctaacttcttaaagatcaaatccttataacCATGAGTTTAACTCTAACTATGGTAGATTTCTGTCAgccaccatagctaggatttctgttaaacctataCACGAGCTAGAATTTCTACAAATCCATATCTACGGAAAACAAGGGACTACATCTCTGTCAACTACCACAGTTAGGATTTCTGTTAAATCCATGTAACGGCTACAAGggagaaagagaaaggaaactGTAGGGAATTCTTCgaagagaaaatggattatgggaGTGTGTGATTTGCAACCTTCCCACTaagtcaaggttccctcaacacttgaggtggacatgacctactagatgaactaacttcaacaacttttattaaggtgttgggttcttcagCAACTCTTGtagaaggttcagtagtttccttggaaagttcatttaaCACAATCTTACTACGAGGCTTATGCTCCCTAATGTAGTCCTCCTCTagaaatgtagcatttgtcgacacaaacactttattttctttaggatcataaaaataaccacctctcgttcctttaaggtaacctacaaataggcacaattttgaacgaggttccagttttttaggatttgcctcaagcacatgtgttggacaaccccagatcctgaaatggcgtaaactacctttacgatcgttccataattccaaaggtgttcttgtAACACTCTTAGATGGAACatagttcaaaatataagttgcaGTTCGTACtgtataaccccaaaacgagtccggtagggatgcataactcatcatagactgaaccatgtccaatagggttcgatttctcctttctgatatagcattctactgaggtgtaccaagtgctgagagttgggatacaattccatattctatcaaatagttttggaatgtaagatccaaaaactcttcacctcgattaaatcaaaatgttttaattattttatttaatgcattttcaacttcagtcttaaactctttgaacttttcaaaggcttcagacttctgttgcattaaataaacatactcatgtcttgaataatcatcagtaaaagtgatgaaatatccaaaccctcctcttgccttaacattcttCGTACCACAGAGGTTTGAACGTACAAGCTCTGAGGGTTCTTTagctctatgaccttttccagtaaaatatcttttagtcattttgccttcaaggtatgactcgcacacaggtaaagaattttcttctaactcacttagaactCCATTCTTAatcaatctttcaatcctattgagattgatatgtCCTAACCTTAGGCACCAAAGACGTACAtttttttaggagaaattttaagtcttttattttgagttaccgcGATTTTAAACATTTAAGTGTTTATGAGGCCTTTGGTTActgcaattttaaatatttcattgatactatgtgatagacgttaatagaagtctatcaatctatcgatatttatttattttttgttatttctataaatagtttgacttttttttctatctatgaaaatttttcatttttttaagtatcaattttaattaaaattaacataGATTTACAACACTAGCTGACTATGCAGAAATACATTACTTAAAAGGGTAAATTGCAAAATATAGTTCAGAAGTATGATGGTAATTGCAATACaccctcaaactttcaattgtaaaaattggtcttttaaacttttacaagtgttaaaattggacTTTCAAgcttacaataattataaaattagacccacaaatgataaaaattgaaccctcaaacttatacaaataTTACAATTATACCATTATTAGGGGTGATTACATAATTATATCaacagggaaaaaaaaaaaagagaaaaaaaaggaagataaataataattttttttttagaatagattCATCCCCAAATGAAAATTCAAGTAGTGCATGGGAGGGTCATTCACCTATTCCCAACATATGCATGCGATGAAAAGCTAGCTTTGTACTTCATTGGGACAAGTAAGAAACTGTCTCTTCTTGACGGCTAAATATGATATCCATTATCTTCATCATGTCCCTGGTCTATGATGATTTTAGATTGTATTTAGAATACatcttcaagtatttaatttaataaataagtcattttgaaaaaatattggAGTGtcaaccatttaaaataatttttcgagtgtcttttaatcagtttttatcaaaagtgtttaaataaaaatgagtttttttgaaaaatagttttttctcaagtcaattcaAACAGGTCCTTAATATCTAAATTAGAATATTTGTCAGTTTCTTTCGTCGTTTGGACTCAAAGCATACTTCGATTTAGGTTAGGATTGAATCATCTTAAGTTGGGTTGTTTGAATGTCTAATGATGTATCATTTTTGTGTGGTATGACATCCGTTTCCTCTTGCTACTTCGAGACTATGTTCCTGCTTGGAGTCTACTTGTGTTAATGTGTTAGGTAGTTCTTTCTTACATGCAATGTTCGTGTTGTTTAACACAGGAAATTGTGACATAATTTCTCTTGTGATTCTCCTACATGCACAACTATCCCAAATTATCACTAGCATTAAATATTATGGACCAAACACACatattcttcaaattttggagactcaaaaagaaaatgtagaattttcccttttttaagaaaattattgGTTGAACaactataaataaaaatatagggAAAAATTTCATACTATTtataaatagcaaaaaaaaaaatacaggtAGACATTGGATAgaatattagtgatagaaactcaTAGAAGTCTATAATTGATAAAGATGGATAAGAACTTATCCGTAGTAAAAATTGATTGAAgtctaaaatgattaaattttactattttgtataaatgGTTTGAgttgtttttgtgttttttgaaaatccccAATGACCTAAAGTATTTATGTTTTCCCGTTTGAGCCATAAATATTAAATACCCAATCTTTTCCCAACTGTCATAACTTCCAATAAACAGAGAAAAACCTTCTATGTGAAGCAGATAAGGGGCCGCTTCCACTCTGCTCTTCCATTTTTCTCTAAATCCATTGAATTCAAATGTCATCAAACACcactttcaatttgaatttgaatttcaactTCAACAACTTCAATCATCGCTCTCCCCCTTTTTCTCATCCGTCAAACgatttctccttcttcttctcctcttccCCTTCCCGCTTCCTTCGATTCTGCACTACCAGACCATCTTCCGCCGTTTCTCATGGTCCGCCGTCGCCACCACCAGGTACTCGTTTTCTCTAGAGTCTGTCGAAATTGAAAACcccttttgtttgtttttggattttggggTTAATGTTTTTGGCTACCCCTAAAGTGAAGGTTCTTATGGAGAAGATGGATCTTATCGGAATCGTCTGTGATGAACATTGTACTCCTGGAAAATACTATTGCCTCTTCTGTCCCAAGGTTATCTGCTCCTCTCGTTTCTACATTTCGTTGTTTGAATGAATACATGAAAACCTAAACCCATCTTTTCATTTGAATTGTCTTTTTGTTTCTGCTTAGATTTTTTATTAGTTACATTTTTTTAGAACTAGGTTTAGTTTTCCTTTGTTCCTATATCtcaaaatattacacttttagtctttaatttttttttgtttgatttcaattttgtccttagattttaaaatattgcaAGTTTACCCttgaattttgtttctatttaatCCCTATATCTCAAGATTTACAATTTTAGCTTCGATTCATTTGAGTTTGACACTAATGTCTTTTAAttgattcaaaataataatgaagcaaaattttaaaattaaatttaatattgatgaaaaatagcgaaacttaattaattgtaattatattaattcttttaaagtaattaatagatattgatgCTAACAACTAAAAGAGAGTATTTACTGAATATTCGAGGTTAAGAACATAAACCTTAAAACCGaggaaccaaattgaaacaaaacgcAAATCTTAAATGtgatattataacattttgaaacctatggaCTAAACTGAAATCAAATTCAGAAAGACaagaatataacattttaaaatctaagaaccaaatagaaactagacctAAAACTTAGGTGGTAAAAGGTTCCTCCCCTTTTCTAGGGCTATAACAAACATTTTAAGAGTTGGAAGAGAATTGAAAGTTTACCAAAATTGTATTTAACTCTATTTTGTATATTTCAAGAAGCTTCTAATAAGCTGCTAAAACTTTAGAAGCTTTCTCTATTTCACTCATGTACTTTAAAAAGTTTATAATATGTTCTTGAacttccatttttgtgtttgaCATGTTTCTTCATTCTACTGTTAACTTCATAAGTTTAAGCAGTCATGTCTCTACATGCATGATCCTATCCAACATCATCTCTATTCatagtttttcaataatctAGTTAGTGACTCAGTATGTCAAGTAAGTACTAAATTGTCAAATACTAACGACATAAACTTATTAGatataaagtttaaaaaaattcaagtaCTTATTAGAATTTTTTCTGAAAGTACTAATCTACTAGGAGTGTAGGACTAAATAGACACAATTTTAAAAGACAAAGGACCTATTGAAATCTCTTAGGAGCCAAATAAACGTAACTATTGAGGTTGGGAGACCAAATTTATAAGTTAACCTTCTTTTATTACTCTCTCTCTAATTAGATCTATTCATGGTTGAACAGTGCAAGGGTGGTCGTTTTATTGAGAGGAGCTTATCTCTTCATGTGATTCCAACTGGGTAAGTAATAATATCAGCATTCTGGttactattttttctttttcttcatttttatgCAGATTAATTGTGGAGTAAATTGTTAGTTACTTACATTCTGTCATTGGGAACATAGAGATTTTGCAATGTGGAGGTGTTTCCAGTCTGAGTGTGGTTGGGCAGGCCGGGTAACGTTATAATAATAATGTGTATTTGTAATATTCTCTTCAATATCATATCTAGCAATTAAGCATGAGTTGCTCAGCAAAATGATTGTTTGGTTTAGATATTTGCAGATGGCAGATTGGCATTTAATGGATTCAGCAGAACCGTGAAGACGGTTGGACGAAGTGCAAGGGAAAGTTTGGTTTTGGAGCCTCTTGGTGATGAGGTATTTCAGAATTCATTGCATTTCCATGAATAAGACATACTTACACTAATACCTCAGTATTGGTTTGATGGGTAAACTAATGCAATCTTTTGACAGAAACATAAGTTATTGGTTCAAACAAGAAATCGAGTTTGCTCTTGATTTTGATTGCTAGTGAGTTGTACAGGTTACAGAGATAGAGAATACCTGAAACTTAGTTCGAGAGTGTTTCTTTTTCAGCTAATCTCTTACTTCAACAAGAGAATGATATCCCAAGAAACCTTAGAAAGGAATGTTGTTATGCAAATAGCTGGTCGTCAGGTACCTGAAATAATGTTTTTGTGTGCATACCTTATAATTGAATATTTAGACTTGGCTTCTTGTGGATGCTATTCTGGCTAATCTCATTGTTAGTATTGACTCGATATTCTTCAATCCATATGTTATCTGTATGCCATGGTATCTTCATGAGTCATTCGCAAGGCCGATGACAGTTTATTTGTTTGAAATGTGTTGCATTCTTCTGTTTATATAATTAGGTTTTTGGTGTTTTAGAACCTCTCCTCGTTGAAGAAAGGGTCTTAGTTCTAAATTGTGGATGGATATCCTCATATTAGGGGTGAATGTTTCTCTATTGAGGCCCATCATTATAGAATAGGCATTCAATTATTCTCTTTCCCTTGTAGGTTCAACATCTGACAAGTTTAAAGGTCAATTGCAGGTTGCTATTGCATTTACTTATAGACAAAATGGACAGCTTGTCGGTTGCAAGTACCGAACCATGGACAAGAGATTTTGGCAGGTACATAATCCTTCTTCTATCAGAGTTATTTGAGAAATTGTCAGAATGTT encodes:
- the LOC120082741 gene encoding uncharacterized protein LOC120082741 isoform X5, producing the protein MSSNTTFNLNLNFNFNNFNHRSPPFSHPSNDFSFFFSSSPSRFLRFCTTRPSSAVSHGPPSPPPVKVLMEKMDLIGIVCDEHCTPGKYYCLFCPKCKGGRFIERSLSLHVIPTGDFAMWRCFQSECGWAGRIFADGRLAFNGFSRTVKTVGRSARESLVLEPLGDELISYFNKRMISQETLERNVVMQIAGRQVNCRLLLHLLIDKMDSLSVASTEPWTRDFGRRRAQKSYCMGLMTLMMQMNSSLLKVKWINFQLKKLVSSIVSVFLVVLQARFQLIQFHQMKRILHTNIYGAAKTTWIRFPALSWLLIAMNRGKLWQKS
- the LOC120082741 gene encoding primase homolog protein isoform X1, whose product is MSSNTTFNLNLNFNFNNFNHRSPPFSHPSNDFSFFFSSSPSRFLRFCTTRPSSAVSHGPPSPPPVKVLMEKMDLIGIVCDEHCTPGKYYCLFCPKCKGGRFIERSLSLHVIPTGDFAMWRCFQSECGWAGRIFADGRLAFNGFSRTVKTVGRSARESLVLEPLGDELISYFNKRMISQETLERNVVMQIAGRQVAIAFTYRQNGQLVGCKYRTMDKRFWQEKGTEKLLYGIDDINDANELIIVEGEMDKLSVEEAGLLNCISVPGGAPSKVSTDTVPSNEKDTAYQYLWSCKDYLDKVSRIILATDSDEPGQALAEELARRLGKHRCWRVDWPYKDDFNRFKDANEILMHLGPDALKNAIQDAKFYELFSSNQIKKEEDLKSFQES
- the LOC120082741 gene encoding primase homolog protein isoform X4; this translates as MSSNTTFNLNLNFNFNNFNHRSPPFSHPSNDFSFFFSSSPSRFLRFCTTRPSSAVSHGPPSPPPVKVLMEKMDLIGIVCDEHCTPGKYYCLFCPKCKGGRFIERSLSLHVIPTGDFAMWRCFQSECGWAGRIFADGRLAFNGFSRTVKTVGRSARESLVLEPLGDELISYFNKRMISQETLERNVVMQIAGRQVAIAFTYRQNGQLVGCKYRTMDKRFWQEKGTEKLLYGIDDINDANELIIVEGEMDKLSVEEAGLLNCISVPGGAPSKVSTDTVPSNEKDTAYQYLWSCKDYLDKVSRIILATDSDEPGQALAEELARRLGKHRF
- the LOC120083154 gene encoding transcription termination factor MTERF15, mitochondrial — encoded protein: MAGRILIGSAAFLRRAISTSNLTSSFQEIHHVSAKPVPTSFNHPKISRNQSNLLHKIGFTQSQIRDFLSQNHLFLTNSNFQDIEASLPVLLSFKIPPKDLVSTVIDCPAVLDLEFLKKWEVSLSLIELPNVSVSVIRSMLVLSKRFQLDPSIFRRTVDLLKRFGLSDAAVTRVLEDYPEIVFTNEEEILRTIEFLMGIGIRKDEIDRIICSIPRVLGFRVDGRLKSLISEFNDLGFNQNVIAREIVREPRILATELGEVSRCLELLGRLKCRNSIKEKIFRDGALRAAFEVKQRVDCLCKHGLIRTRAFKLLWKEPRLVTYEIENIEKKIDFLIHKMKFGVDSLIDVPEYLGINFEKQIVPRYNVIEYLESKGWLGSQVGLREIIKPSRLRFYNLFVKPYPECGKMFGKFAGDNKTESPSRHPIGLWTVFKPQRYPESKEDTKNMKSFMESLV
- the LOC120082741 gene encoding primase homolog protein isoform X2 — translated: MSSNTTFNLNLNFNFNNFNHRSPPFSHPSNDFSFFFSSSPSRFLRFCTTRPSSAVSHGPPSPPPVKVLMEKMDLIGIVCDEHCTPGKYYCLFCPKCKGGRFIERSLSLHVIPTGDFAMWRCFQSECGWAGRIFADGRLAFNGFSRTVKTVGRSARESLVLEPLGDELISYFNKRMISQETLERNVVMQIAGRQVAIAFTYRQNGQLVGCKYRTMDKRFWQEKGTEKLLYGIDDINDANELIIVEGEMDKLSVEEAGLLNCISVPGGAPSKVSTDTVPSNEKDTAYQYLWSCKDYLDKVSRIILATDSDEPGQALAEELARRLGKHRCWRVDWPYKDDFNRFKDANELSLDEATQK